The bacterium genomic interval CGCTTCTCTACAACCGCCGTCATCTCGGCGTGACCATGTTCATTCTGGCGCTCGCCCACGGCGCCTTTTCGACCGTCCAGTTTCACGCCCTCGGCAACGTCAACCCGTTGCTGAGCGTGCTGACCTCGAACGGCCGCTGGGGCGATCTGGCTCAGTTCCCCTTTCAGCCTCTGGGCGCCGCGGCCCTGGTCATCCTGTTCCTGATGGCCGCCACGAGCCACGATTTCTGGCTCGCCAACCTGACACCCCCGGTGTGGAAGACGCTCCACATGCTGGTCTACCTTGCCTATGGCCTGCTGGTGCTGCATGTCGCCCTCGGCGTGCTGCAGGCCGAACGGCACCCGCTGGCGGCAGGTCTTCTGGCTCTGGGCCTGGCGTGGATTCTGAGCATCCACCTCATAGCCGGCTGGCGCGAGCGCGCGGCCGATCGCGAGGTCGACGGCGCATCCGGAGACGATGGATTCGTCGAAGTCTGCCGGCTGCGAGACATTCCGGAGAAGCGAGCGAAAGTGGTCTGCCTGGCGGGCGAGCGGGTTGCGGTCTTTCGCTATGACGGCCGGGTCTCGGTGGTGTCGAACGTCTGCCAACATCAGAACGGTCCGCTGGGTGAAGGCCGGATCATCAACGGCTGCATAACCTGCCCCTGGCACGGCTTTCAGTACGAACCGGCGAACGGATCTTCGCCGCCGCCGTTCACCGAGAAGGTCCCGACGTTTCGGGTGCGGCTGGACGGCGATCGGGTCCTGGTAGATTCACGTCCGAATCCACCGGGAACCGCCGTCGAGCCGGCCCGCGTTCCAGTGAACCGAGAAGCCGGGGAGGCCGCATCATGACCTCGGAGCGGGAGTTCTACGTTGGCTACCAGGCCAAGGTTCCCGGAGACTTAGCCAGGTTTCTGCGCCGCGCCGTGGTGCTCCTGGTGATGTTCGCCGCGGCGGTGGCCGCGACTCTCGCGGTGGCCCAGGGCCGATTCGATCCCGGTGTTTGGGAGTATGGCGTCGTTCGTAGCTTCGAGGGCGTGATTCGGGAGAGCCCGCACCCGGTTCTGCTCGTCGAGGGTCCCGGAACGGCCGAGAATCAGAATCGCCGACCTCTCCTGCTGGTCGCCGTCGGCAAGCGGGGCGCCGGCGCCGAGATCGCCGGTTTTGACGGGCAGCCCGTGAAGCTCAATGGCTCGCTGATCTACCGCGAGGGCGAGACCATGATCGAGGTGGTCGGTGGCAGCGTCGAGCCCCTCGGCGAAGCTCGGCTCGGTCTGCGGGCCGAATCCACGGACCTCGGGATCCGAACGCTACGCGGCGAGATCGTCGACAGCAAGTGCTTTCTGGGGGTGATGAAACCCGGGCGGGGGAAGCCCCATCGAGGCTGCGCCTCGCGGTGCATCAGTGGAGGTGTGCCGCCGGTGCTGCGAGTCGAGACGCGGAGCGGCGACTATTGGCATTACCTGGTGGTGGACGAAAACGGTACTGCCGTCAACGACCGCGTGCTCGAGTACGTGGCCGAGCCGATCGAGATCACCGGCCGAGTGATTCGGCGCGATAGTCTCTTGTACATTCAAGCCGATCCCGAGACCTACCGGCGAACCGGACGCGGCTGAGCCAACCGAACGCATGACAAACGAAATCGCAGTTCGCGAATCGACCTATCCCGTTGCCGTCCGCCAGCTTCCGATGGAAGTCCTGCAAGACGGGCCGTATGAGGTCTCGTTCGCGCGCGACGACGAGGAGCTCGATCTCGCCTTGCGACTGCGATTCGCGGTTTTCAACGAGGAGTTGGGCGAGGGACTGGAGTCCTCGTACGAGACCGGCCGCGATTTCGACGTCTTCGACACCTGTTGTCATCACCTGGTCGTGCGCGATACCCGGACCAGCGAGGTCGTGGGCACCTATCGGATGCAGACCGCGGGCATGGCGGCCCGCTACCGGGGCTTCTACAGTTCGGGTCTTTTCGATCTCGGGAGTCTGCCCGACGAGGTCGTCCGATCTTCGGTCGAGGTGGGGCGCGCCTGCGTGGCGAAGTCGCACCGGAGCAAGCTGGTCTTGTTTTTGCTCTGGAAGAGCCTGGCTCTCTACGTTGCCCACAACCAGGCACGTTTCCTTTTCGGGTGCTGCTCCTTGACCAGCCAGGACCCCCGAGAGGGCTGGCGAGCCATGAACTTTTTGGAGCGTGGGAACCACATGCATCCCGTGCTTTCGGTCGCTCCACTGGCCGACCATGCCCTGGCCGGCGGGCCCTCGCCCGGCGATCGCGACAAGGACTCCCCAGAAGTCGAGTTGCCGATTCTCTTCAAGACCTACCTGCGCTTTGGGTCGAAGGTCTGCGGTCCGCCGGCGATCGATCGCGAATTCAAGACCATCGACTACCTGGTCATGATGGACATCGACGGTCTGAGGCCGCGGGTCCACAAGTTGTTTTTCGGCTAGAGCGTCGGGAAATCTGGAGATGGCGCGCCTTCGAGCCGGATGGAGGTTGTTGGTCATAGCTGTCGCCACGGCGGTGGCTTTCAAAATGACCTTGCTCGGCCGCTTGCTGACGTTCCGCCGGCGTGCAGCCGAGGCTCGCTGGCGCCACCGCTGTTTTGGTGCCTGGGGCAGGATCGTGGTGCGAGTGCTGAACATCGACGTCACGGTCGTCGGTTCGGCGCCGAGGCCCCCTTTTTTCTTGGTATCGAACCATCTGAGTTACCTGGACATCGCGATCCTGGCGAGCCTGGTGGACGCGGTCTTCGTCGCCAAGAGCGAAGTGCGCGGATGGCCGGTGGTCGGGTTTCTTTGCAAGCACATGGGCACCATCTTCATTGATCGTACGGCACGCCGGGACATTCCGCGCGTGATCGGGCGCATCGAGAAAGCGCTCGAGGTCGGTGAAGGAGTGGTGCTGTTTCCCGAGGGCACCAGCACGTCGGGGGCGTCGGTCGCGCCCTTTCGACCCTCGCTTCTGGCTCCGGCCGCGCGCGGCGGCCTGCCGGTGGCCGCCGCCGCTTTGAGCTACAGTACTCCTTCCGGTACCGAGCCGGCTCATCTGGCGGTGTGCTGGTGGGGGGACATGACATTCAGCGACCATTTCCTGCGCCTGCTTTCGCTTCCCGGCCTCTCGGCAAGGGTCGCTTTCGGCGTCGAGTCGATTCAGGATGACGATCGCAAGCGGCTCGCCGAGCGCCTGGAGACGGCGGTGCGCGGACTATTCATACCGGTGGCGGGAGCGGTCTCGTGACCCGTTTGGCGGTCGTCGAGCAGAATCTGGCGATGCTTCGTGACGGGCTGGCCTTGGTGAACGGCCTGGCCGACGATGTCTACGTGGCCGAAGATATCGGGGCCGGATCCGGCCTGGGTCCGCACATCCGGCACGTCATCGAGTTCTATCGGGCGCTGTTCGAGGGCCTGCCGGCCGGCAGGGTCGACTACGACCGGCGCGACCGGGACCGCGAGATCGAGCGCCGGCGGGGAGCCGCAACGGCGGCGATCGAGGACATTATCGTCAAGCTCGAGACCGTAGAGCTGAACCCGGATGTCGAGCTCCTAGTCAACGTCGACGCTCCAATCACCGGCGAGCCGGCGATATGGAGTCGATCCTCGGTGCTTCGAGAGCTCCAGTTCGCGCTTTCGCACACCATCCACCACTATGCCTTGATCGCTCGGCAGCTGCGTGACCGAGGGGTGGATCCGGGAGCGGACTTCGGCATGGCGCCATCCACGATTGCCGCCCGCGAAGTCGGGGCCGGCTGACGAACCGATGCAACCGCCCATGGCGGCCGGGCGGCGCGCGGCTGTTGTCCTGGTGGCCGGCTATCTGCTCGCGCTGACGGCTGCGCACGTTTGGAGAGCGCGCCCAGAGGTGGGCCGATCGCCCGATGAGGGACAGCAGAGCCTCACGATCGCCGGGCCCGCGGAATCGGAGGAGGTGTCGGTCGCCTTCCGGCAGAGCTGCACGACCGAGCAGCTCACTACTCGGCCGGCGCTCCTACTGCTTCACGGCAGTCCCGGCTCCTCGCGCGACTTCACCTCCCTGGCCCCGGCGCTTGCGGGGCGCTTTTGCGTCCTCTCTCCCGACCTCCCCGGCTTCGGGCGCTCGCAACGAGAGGTTTCGGACTATTCGATCCAAGCGCACGCCCGAGCGTCCCTAGAGCTGCTGAACGCCCTCGGGGTAGGGGAGTTCCACGTTCTCGGCTTCAGCATGGGAGGTGGCGTGGCGCTGGAGCTGGCGTCTCTGGCTCCGGATCGCGTCCGCTCGGTCATCCTGCTCTCGGCGATCGGTGTCCAGGAAGCCGAGCTGCTCGGCAACTACCACCTGAACCGAGCCGTCCACGGAGCCCAGCTGGCGGGGCTCTGGCTGTTGCACGAAGCCGTTCCCCATTTCGGCTTCCTGGACGACTCGATGCTCGATCTGCCCTATGCCCGCAACTTCTACGACACGGATCAGAGGCCCCTGCGGCGGATTCTCGAGACCCTCGAGGTGCCGGTGTTGATTCTCCATGGGCGGAACGATCCGCTGGTGCCGCTGGCTGCGGCCAGAGAGCATCATCGGATCTCGCCGCAGAGCGAGCTGATTCTGTACGACGCGAGCCACTTTATGGTCTTCCAGGCCGAGCCGGAGCTGGTCGAGCCGATCGCGAGCTTTCTTGCCCGTGCCGAGTCGGGTCGCGCGCCGAGGCGCTCGGATGCGACGCCGGAACGTCTCGCGCGGGCGTCCGAGCCTTCGAATCCCAAGCTCCTGGGAGAAGCCCGAGGCATCGCTCTGTTCGTCTTGATGAATCTGCTGGCTCTGGCGACCTTCGTGAGCGAGGACCTGGCGAGTATCGGCGCGGGCCTGCTGACCGCCCAGGGCCGGATCGGATACCTCGCGGGTTGCCTGGCTTGCTTCGTAGGCATCTTCGCGAGCGACGTCGGTCTCTATCTCATCGGCCGTGTCCTGGGCCGGCCCTGGATTCGGCGGGCACCTTTGCGATGGTGGATCTCCGAGGACTCGGTGCAGCGAAGCCGCAGGTGGTTTGACGACAAGGGGCCTTCGGTGGTCTTTGCCAGCCGCTTCGTGCCCGGCACGCGGGTGCCGACCTACGTCGCGGCCGGGGTGGTCGCGACCCCCTTCTGGCGATTCTCGTCGTACCTGGCGCTGGCCGTCACGGTCTGGGTGCCGCTGCTGGTCGGGATTTCGTTCCTCTTGGGCGTCAGGATCTTGGAGTACTTCGAGATATTCCGACGCTGGGCGCTCCCGGGCGCGTTCGCGCTCGCGCTTCTGCTCGTTGTCGGGTTGCGCCTGCTGAGATCGCTCGGGACTCGCCGCGGCCGGCTGCTGCTCGCGAGCCGGTGGCGCCGACTGCGGCACTGGGAGTTCTGGCCGACGTGGGCCTTCTATCTGCCGGTGGTAGCTCGGATTGCGCGCCTCGCCGCCCGCCATCGGAGTCTCACCGTCTTCACAGCCGCCAACCCGGCGATTCCAGCCGGCGGTTTCGTCGGCGAGTCGAAGTCCGAGATCTTGGAGCAGATCGGCGCTGACTGGGTCGCGGCGTTCCGGCTCATTCGGGCCGAGAGTGAAGATCCGGTCGCCGAGGCGCTGGAGTTCATGAGCGAACGGTCGCTCGACTTTCCCGTGGTCGTCAAGCCCGACGTCGGCGAGCGCGGACGGCAGGTCTCGATCGTGGCGACTCGAGATCTGCTCGCGGCGGCTCTGGCGGCGCCTCGTGCGGATTGTCTGGTCCAGGAGTATCTGCCGGGTCCCGAGCTCGGCGTCTTCTACGCGCGCCGGCCCGGCGACGAGCGCGGTCGAGTCTTTTCGATCACCGAGAAGCGTCTACCGGAAGTGATCGGAGACGGAGGCACGACGCTCGAGAAGCTGATTCTCGAAGACCCACGGGCAAACGCCATGGCTCCGGTGTATCTCCGGCGCTTCGCCGACGCGGCCAGGGTGGTCCCCGCACCGGGCGAGAGGATTCGCTTGACCGAGATCGGCACGCATTGCCTGGGGGCGGTTTTCTTGGACGGACGGCGCTGGCAGACGCCGGCGCTCGAGGCGGAGGTCGAGCGAATCAGCCGGTCGTTCGAGGGTTTCTACTTCGGCCGCTACGACCTCAAGGCGCCCAGCTACGAAGCCTTCGGGCGCGGTGAAGGAATCCGAGTGCTGGAGCTGAACGGAGTTACCTCCGAGGCGACCCACATCTATGATCCTGAGAACTCGCTCGGTACCGCGTACAAGATCCTGTTTCGACAATGGCAGATGGCCTTCGAGATCGGCCGCGCCAACCGGGACCGCGGCGCCAGGGCCGCCGGGGTGGGTGAGCTGTTGAGGTTGATTCGGAGGCATCTGCTCTGAGGCCCTTCACTCGCTCCGAGGTGGACCGCTACAAGCAGGCTAGGATAGCTGCCATGATTCGCCGAAGGTCTCCGGGTCCAGCCAGTGCGACCTCCCTCGCGCTCGCGTGCCTTCTGTTCTCCGGCTGCTCGATTCGCAAGCTCGCCATCAATGGTCTGGCGGACGCGCTGGCCTCGGCCGGAGACGTCTACGCCTCGGACAGCGATCCGGAGCTGGTCGAATCGGCCCTGCCTTTTTCGCTCAAGACCATCGAGGCTCTGCTTGCCGAGTCGCCGGGCAATCGGGGTTTGCTGCTCTCGGCGTGCAGTGGCTTCACCCAGTACTCCTATGCCTTTGTTCAGGCGCGCGCCGAGAGGCTGGAGCTCGACGACTACCTCGAATCCGAGCGTCAGCGGGACCGCGCCCTGGGGCTGTTCTTGCGGGCGCGGGACTACTGCCTGACCAGTCTCGAGCTGGACCATCCCGAAGTCACCGAGCGGCTGCGTCTGGAACCGGAGACCGCGGTGTCGGTCTTCGAGCCCACCGAGATCGATCTGGTCTACTGGACGGGTGCCTCCTGGGGCGCCGCGATGTCGGTGGGTGCTCACCGCCTGGACATTGTCGCCGATCTGCCGGCGGTCCAGGCTCTCATGCGCAAGGTTCTCGAGTGGGCTCCGGCTTACGATGACGGCGCGGTGCAGGAAGTCATGATCTCGCTGGAATCGCTGCCCG includes:
- a CDS encoding Rieske 2Fe-2S domain-containing protein; protein product: MSHAYRAVGWNRQKRLYDLTIAGGVVLYLAVFIGTAAVLRPNATIETLLIRALGTGALLLLHLILSIGPLCRLDSRFLPLLYNRRHLGVTMFILALAHGAFSTVQFHALGNVNPLLSVLTSNGRWGDLAQFPFQPLGAAALVILFLMAATSHDFWLANLTPPVWKTLHMLVYLAYGLLVLHVALGVLQAERHPLAAGLLALGLAWILSIHLIAGWRERAADREVDGASGDDGFVEVCRLRDIPEKRAKVVCLAGERVAVFRYDGRVSVVSNVCQHQNGPLGEGRIINGCITCPWHGFQYEPANGSSPPPFTEKVPTFRVRLDGDRVLVDSRPNPPGTAVEPARVPVNREAGEAAS
- a CDS encoding GNAT family N-acetyltransferase, whose amino-acid sequence is MTNEIAVRESTYPVAVRQLPMEVLQDGPYEVSFARDDEELDLALRLRFAVFNEELGEGLESSYETGRDFDVFDTCCHHLVVRDTRTSEVVGTYRMQTAGMAARYRGFYSSGLFDLGSLPDEVVRSSVEVGRACVAKSHRSKLVLFLLWKSLALYVAHNQARFLFGCCSLTSQDPREGWRAMNFLERGNHMHPVLSVAPLADHALAGGPSPGDRDKDSPEVELPILFKTYLRFGSKVCGPPAIDREFKTIDYLVMMDIDGLRPRVHKLFFG
- a CDS encoding 1-acyl-sn-glycerol-3-phosphate acyltransferase codes for the protein MARLRAGWRLLVIAVATAVAFKMTLLGRLLTFRRRAAEARWRHRCFGAWGRIVVRVLNIDVTVVGSAPRPPFFLVSNHLSYLDIAILASLVDAVFVAKSEVRGWPVVGFLCKHMGTIFIDRTARRDIPRVIGRIEKALEVGEGVVLFPEGTSTSGASVAPFRPSLLAPAARGGLPVAAAALSYSTPSGTEPAHLAVCWWGDMTFSDHFLRLLSLPGLSARVAFGVESIQDDDRKRLAERLETAVRGLFIPVAGAVS
- a CDS encoding alpha/beta fold hydrolase, encoding MQPPMAAGRRAAVVLVAGYLLALTAAHVWRARPEVGRSPDEGQQSLTIAGPAESEEVSVAFRQSCTTEQLTTRPALLLLHGSPGSSRDFTSLAPALAGRFCVLSPDLPGFGRSQREVSDYSIQAHARASLELLNALGVGEFHVLGFSMGGGVALELASLAPDRVRSVILLSAIGVQEAELLGNYHLNRAVHGAQLAGLWLLHEAVPHFGFLDDSMLDLPYARNFYDTDQRPLRRILETLEVPVLILHGRNDPLVPLAAAREHHRISPQSELILYDASHFMVFQAEPELVEPIASFLARAESGRAPRRSDATPERLARASEPSNPKLLGEARGIALFVLMNLLALATFVSEDLASIGAGLLTAQGRIGYLAGCLACFVGIFASDVGLYLIGRVLGRPWIRRAPLRWWISEDSVQRSRRWFDDKGPSVVFASRFVPGTRVPTYVAAGVVATPFWRFSSYLALAVTVWVPLLVGISFLLGVRILEYFEIFRRWALPGAFALALLLVVGLRLLRSLGTRRGRLLLASRWRRLRHWEFWPTWAFYLPVVARIARLAARHRSLTVFTAANPAIPAGGFVGESKSEILEQIGADWVAAFRLIRAESEDPVAEALEFMSERSLDFPVVVKPDVGERGRQVSIVATRDLLAAALAAPRADCLVQEYLPGPELGVFYARRPGDERGRVFSITEKRLPEVIGDGGTTLEKLILEDPRANAMAPVYLRRFADAARVVPAPGERIRLTEIGTHCLGAVFLDGRRWQTPALEAEVERISRSFEGFYFGRYDLKAPSYEAFGRGEGIRVLELNGVTSEATHIYDPENSLGTAYKILFRQWQMAFEIGRANRDRGARAAGVGELLRLIRRHLL